In a genomic window of Candidatus Baltobacteraceae bacterium:
- a CDS encoding GNAT family N-acetyltransferase has product MTEPIYRALLGSELSTAAAYWMAMNQELALTQSGFVEDPEAILDAYLRDGTSRGTLCVFGAQLDGEIVGSACAALNNWGSNAILRAPSATIVGVYVLPPFRRRGIARGLTERAIEWCRAQGCEYVRLQASAAGRPLYESLGFTPGSEMRLDLRAR; this is encoded by the coding sequence ATGACCGAGCCCATCTATCGCGCCTTGCTCGGAAGCGAGCTTTCCACTGCCGCCGCCTATTGGATGGCGATGAACCAAGAACTCGCGCTGACGCAGTCAGGTTTCGTCGAGGATCCCGAAGCAATCCTCGACGCCTATCTTCGCGACGGCACGAGCCGCGGAACGCTGTGCGTCTTCGGCGCGCAGCTCGATGGCGAGATCGTGGGGAGCGCGTGCGCCGCGCTAAACAACTGGGGTTCGAATGCCATTCTGCGCGCGCCCTCCGCGACGATCGTCGGCGTCTACGTCCTGCCGCCGTTCCGCCGTCGCGGAATCGCCCGAGGCCTGACCGAGCGCGCGATCGAGTGGTGCCGTGCGCAGGGCTGCGAGTACGTGCGGCTTCAGGCGTCGGCCGCCGGCCGTCCGCTCTATGAATCGCTGGGTTTCACGCCGGGTTCGGAGATGCGTCTCGATCTGCGCGCGCGGTAA
- the rocD gene encoding ornithine--oxo-acid transaminase has product MHVFQDKSRELIALEDRYSAHNYHPLDVVVERAEGVWLYDVDGNRFLDCISAYSAVNQGHGHPRIRAALIEQAKKVTLTSRAMRNDRMPGFLKKLTELCGYEMALPMNTGAEAVETAIKLVRRWGYDVKGIAPDRAEIVVFANNFHGRTTAIIGASSNDEYKRSFGPFAPGFVLVPYGDYDALARAVTANTCAILIEPIQGEGGVIVPPDGFLKRAWGLCREHRVLFVADEIQTGFGRTGDLFACDHDGIKADVMIVGKALGGGFYPVSAVLASAALMGLFKPGDHGSTFGGNPLGSAVADAAIDVIVEENLVSRSRYAGATLMQGFRAIASPLIKEVRGRGLMIGIELTIEARHLSDALLERGIAAKDTHANVLRIAPPLVIDEAAIEFLLAGFRDAVKSLS; this is encoded by the coding sequence ATGCACGTTTTTCAAGATAAGTCTCGCGAGCTCATTGCGCTCGAGGACCGCTATAGCGCCCACAACTATCATCCCCTGGACGTGGTGGTGGAGCGCGCCGAGGGCGTTTGGCTCTACGATGTCGACGGCAATCGCTTTTTGGATTGCATTAGCGCCTATTCCGCCGTCAATCAGGGCCACGGCCACCCGCGTATTCGCGCGGCATTGATCGAGCAGGCAAAAAAAGTTACGCTGACCTCCCGCGCGATGCGCAACGATCGTATGCCCGGTTTTTTAAAGAAACTGACGGAACTGTGCGGCTACGAGATGGCGCTGCCGATGAATACCGGCGCCGAAGCCGTCGAAACCGCGATCAAACTCGTGCGCCGTTGGGGATACGACGTTAAGGGCATCGCGCCGGATCGTGCGGAGATCGTCGTTTTCGCGAACAATTTTCACGGACGCACGACCGCGATTATCGGCGCGAGTTCGAACGACGAATACAAACGCAGTTTCGGTCCGTTCGCGCCCGGCTTCGTGTTGGTTCCGTACGGCGACTACGACGCGCTGGCCCGCGCGGTCACCGCGAATACGTGTGCGATCCTCATCGAGCCGATTCAAGGCGAGGGCGGCGTGATCGTTCCGCCCGACGGCTTCCTCAAACGTGCGTGGGGGCTGTGCCGCGAGCACCGCGTGCTCTTCGTGGCCGACGAAATTCAAACGGGCTTCGGGCGCACGGGCGATCTCTTCGCCTGCGATCACGACGGCATCAAGGCCGACGTGATGATCGTCGGCAAAGCGCTCGGCGGCGGCTTCTATCCGGTATCGGCGGTACTCGCGAGTGCGGCCCTCATGGGGCTTTTCAAGCCCGGCGACCACGGCAGCACGTTCGGCGGCAATCCCCTCGGATCGGCGGTGGCCGATGCGGCCATCGACGTCATCGTCGAGGAGAATCTGGTGAGCCGTTCGCGGTATGCCGGCGCAACGTTGATGCAGGGCTTTCGCGCGATCGCGTCACCGCTGATTAAAGAGGTGCGCGGCCGAGGCCTGATGATCGGCATCGAACTCACGATCGAAGCGCGCCACCTCTCCGACGCGCTGCTCGAACGCGGCATCGCGGCCAAAGATACGCACGCCAACGTCTTGCGCATCGCCCCGCCGCTGGTCATCGACGAAGCGGCGATCGAGTTTCTGTTAGCGGGCTTCCGCGACGCCGTCAAATCACTTAGCTAA
- a CDS encoding alpha/beta fold hydrolase — protein MATSFTNDPYERARAGLKHLLDRDHDRIGVSGRSLVYDHGRRTPRAAVLFHGLSASPTQFAAVAEALYARGYNVLVPRLPRHGYEDRMSDALSRLTAAQLRASATESFELARGLGEHVTVVGFSLGGLLAAYLAQHEPVDCVVAVAPFLGIVLVPSLFRRPLTFWALRTRNRFAWWDPFLRDRQLPAHGYPRYSTHAVAHALTIANDLLEAARADSPRARRIVLVTNARETAINNRAVNRLLQRWRKKKPEAVHAHRFDDLPLSHDIIEPLRHPDISQRVLRVLVELIDR, from the coding sequence TTGGCAACCTCTTTTACAAACGACCCCTACGAACGGGCGCGCGCCGGCCTCAAGCACTTGCTCGATCGCGACCACGACCGGATCGGCGTATCGGGACGATCGCTCGTCTACGATCACGGGCGGCGGACCCCGCGGGCGGCGGTGCTTTTCCACGGTCTCTCGGCAAGCCCCACGCAGTTCGCAGCCGTTGCCGAGGCACTCTACGCCCGCGGCTACAATGTGCTCGTTCCGCGTCTCCCGCGCCACGGCTATGAAGACCGAATGTCCGATGCGCTTTCGCGGTTAACGGCGGCGCAGTTGCGCGCGAGCGCGACCGAGTCGTTCGAGCTCGCGCGCGGACTCGGCGAACACGTTACCGTCGTCGGTTTTTCTCTCGGCGGCTTGCTCGCGGCCTATTTGGCGCAACACGAACCGGTCGACTGCGTGGTTGCGGTCGCACCGTTCTTGGGCATCGTGCTCGTGCCGAGCCTCTTTCGCCGTCCGCTCACCTTTTGGGCGCTGCGCACGCGCAATCGCTTTGCCTGGTGGGATCCGTTTTTGCGCGACCGGCAACTCCCCGCGCACGGCTATCCGCGCTATTCCACGCACGCCGTAGCGCACGCGCTGACGATCGCCAACGATCTGCTCGAGGCGGCGCGCGCCGATTCGCCCCGCGCTCGACGAATCGTGCTCGTCACCAACGCCCGCGAGACGGCGATCAACAATCGCGCGGTCAATCGGTTGCTCCAACGCTGGCGCAAGAAGAAGCCGGAGGCCGTACACGCCCATCGCTTCGACGATCTGCCGCTCTCGCACGACATCATCGAGCCGCTGCGCCATCCCGATATCTCGCAGCGCGTCTTGCGAGTCCTCGTCGAACTGATCGATCGATGA
- a CDS encoding DNA-3-methyladenine glycosylase I, protein MTRCSWATSDLAIAYHDAEWGVPQHDDRCLFEFLVLEGAQAGLSWETILRKRERYRAAFAGFDPARVARFAPAKIERLMEDPGIVRNRLKILSAVGNARAFLAVQREFGSFDAYLWGFVNGKTIRSRPKRSSDVPATTPLSDAISKDLRKRGFKFVGSTIVYAFLQAVGVVDDHLAGCERAC, encoded by the coding sequence ATGACGCGCTGTTCGTGGGCCACGAGCGATCTCGCGATCGCGTATCACGATGCGGAGTGGGGCGTACCCCAGCATGACGACCGGTGCCTCTTCGAATTTCTCGTTCTCGAAGGCGCGCAGGCCGGCCTGAGCTGGGAGACGATCTTGCGCAAACGCGAACGCTACCGCGCGGCATTCGCCGGATTCGATCCCGCGCGCGTCGCGCGGTTCGCGCCGGCAAAAATCGAACGCTTGATGGAGGATCCGGGTATCGTGCGCAATCGTCTCAAGATCTTGTCGGCCGTCGGCAATGCGCGAGCGTTTCTCGCCGTGCAGCGTGAGTTCGGCAGCTTCGATGCCTACCTGTGGGGCTTCGTGAACGGCAAAACGATCCGCAGCCGCCCCAAGCGCTCGAGCGACGTGCCCGCTACGACGCCGCTCTCCGATGCCATCAGCAAAGACCTGCGAAAGCGCGGGTTCAAATTCGTGGGATCGACGATCGTCTATGCGTTTCTACAAGCCGTCGGCGTGGTCGACGATCATCTCGCCGGCTGCGAGCGCGCGTGCTGA
- a CDS encoding alpha/beta fold hydrolase, which yields MLSAPNARPAASYAEALERAAAFAALDDASILPAARTVVLEHGSRAPLAVVLLHGFTNHPGQYGRLAPLVHARGHNVFIPRLPEHGDRDRMTTRLRRLTAERLLASATEAVDIACGLGERVCVLGISTSGLLCAYFAQYRADVTRAIPVSPAFALLDAPYGVSFLLEKVVLAVPNLFLWWDPRIKQNQRPSTAYPRFPTHALMQCLRIADDLHARSKRAALKAASVHVVTNRFDPAVNNAVTAEIVRNWQRFRPQAATAFEFAGLPKNHDIVDPDNPLARTEVVYPTLLAAIDATLEIRPLIRS from the coding sequence GTGCTGAGCGCGCCGAACGCGCGACCGGCGGCCTCGTACGCGGAGGCGCTCGAACGGGCGGCCGCGTTCGCGGCGCTCGACGATGCGAGCATTCTGCCGGCGGCCCGAACGGTCGTGCTCGAGCACGGCTCGCGCGCGCCGCTCGCGGTCGTCCTGCTGCATGGATTTACGAACCATCCCGGACAGTACGGCCGTTTGGCGCCGCTCGTGCACGCGCGCGGGCACAACGTCTTCATTCCGCGCCTGCCCGAGCACGGCGACCGGGACCGCATGACGACGCGCCTTCGCCGCCTCACCGCAGAGCGTTTGCTGGCGTCGGCAACCGAAGCGGTGGATATCGCCTGCGGTTTGGGCGAGCGCGTCTGCGTGCTCGGCATATCGACCAGCGGTCTGCTCTGTGCGTACTTCGCGCAGTATCGAGCCGACGTCACGCGGGCGATTCCGGTGAGCCCAGCGTTCGCGCTGCTCGACGCGCCGTACGGCGTGAGTTTTCTGCTCGAAAAGGTCGTGCTCGCGGTTCCCAACCTGTTTCTCTGGTGGGATCCGCGCATCAAGCAAAACCAGCGCCCCTCGACCGCCTATCCGCGTTTCCCGACGCACGCGCTCATGCAATGCCTGCGAATCGCCGACGATCTGCACGCACGGAGCAAACGAGCCGCCTTAAAAGCCGCATCGGTGCACGTCGTTACCAATCGCTTCGATCCGGCCGTAAATAACGCGGTGACCGCCGAGATCGTGCGAAACTGGCAGCGCTTTCGCCCGCAGGCGGCGACGGCGTTCGAGTTCGCGGGTCTGCCGAAGAACCACGACATCGTCGATCCCGATAACCCGCTCGCCCGGACCGAAGTGGTCTATCCAACGCTGCTGGCGGCGATCGACGCGACGCTCGAGATCCGCCCCTTAATCCGTTCATAA
- a CDS encoding phosphate ABC transporter substrate-binding protein gives MLRKFALVLAAAGLLVPLAACGGDGSTTSGAVSGDITVAGSTALLPLVKQAAVDYQTQNPNVKISVSGGGSRVGITQAAQGGVQIGDSDIAALGEPSLLDHRVAVVSFGVVVNPASGITHLTTKQIRDVFTGKVANWKQVGGKDMKITIVNRPSSSGTRAVFVKNVMGGTQPSAEGLTQDSSGTVATIVGQTPSAASYLAMGYVKPGAVTAVAIDGIAPTDANVTSGKYPYWSYEHMFTKGKPSQTVANFITFVTNDKALLAQLHFIPVSEMKTAGKM, from the coding sequence ATGCTGCGCAAGTTTGCGTTAGTACTCGCCGCGGCGGGTTTGCTCGTGCCGTTGGCGGCCTGCGGCGGAGACGGGTCCACGACGAGCGGCGCGGTCTCGGGCGATATCACCGTTGCCGGCTCGACCGCGTTGCTGCCGCTGGTCAAGCAGGCGGCCGTCGATTATCAAACCCAGAATCCAAACGTGAAGATCAGCGTCTCGGGCGGCGGTTCGCGCGTCGGTATCACGCAGGCCGCGCAGGGCGGCGTACAGATCGGCGACTCCGATATCGCGGCGCTGGGCGAGCCGAGCTTACTCGACCATCGGGTCGCCGTCGTTTCGTTCGGCGTGGTGGTGAATCCGGCGTCGGGCATCACGCATCTTACGACCAAGCAGATTCGCGACGTCTTCACCGGCAAGGTCGCAAACTGGAAACAAGTCGGCGGTAAGGACATGAAAATCACGATCGTAAACCGTCCGAGCAGCTCGGGAACGCGCGCGGTTTTCGTGAAGAACGTCATGGGCGGAACGCAACCCTCCGCAGAGGGCCTCACGCAAGACTCGTCGGGGACCGTCGCAACGATCGTCGGGCAGACCCCGAGCGCGGCGTCGTATCTCGCGATGGGCTACGTGAAACCGGGCGCGGTGACCGCCGTTGCGATCGACGGCATCGCTCCGACCGACGCGAACGTCACGTCCGGCAAATACCCGTATTGGTCGTACGAGCACATGTTCACAAAGGGTAAGCCGAGCCAAACCGTTGCGAACTTCATCACGTTCGTTACCAACGACAAAGCGCTGCTCGCCCAGCTGCATTTCATTCCCGTCTCCGAGATGAAGACAGCCGGCAAGATGTAG
- a CDS encoding PDZ domain-containing protein yields MSHGYYRYPTIAGDRLVFVCEEDLWSVSAQGGTAVRLTASTGVSSHPRLSPDGSRIAFISTDEGHPEVYVMPSAGGRPKRLTFLGGTVAAVSGWSPDGKEILFVSNPSAWYERETRGFAIAPEGGVPRELPFGPMKTLSLGADERVAIGRNGDDNARWKRYRGGTSGEVWVDLRGRGDFERLHLPDGNPVQPMWIGERIYFAADHDGIGNLYSCAPDGGDVVRHTHETEYYVRFPSTDGTRIVYAAGGALRVYDIAGDRTDEIEVATPSAQPQTVRRFSDGTDELDEFVPSRDGTGIGIIARGQPFTMPLWEEAPVHHGIGSAARYRAFAWLHDGKRFACVTDINGLEQVAIHAQDASCKPTVITKGDIGRVTELVASPADDLLAVANHRQELLLVDAGDGSVRVVDKSVGNRITDLAFSPDGRYVAYVFWPESANESIVRVVRVKSGKIHDITPKLRVDHGPAWDPDGKYLYFISARDFDPVYDALQFDLSFPQAQRPFVVTLRDDVPNPFVPKPKPVHRDHEHHHDDDDRDDQSPGKKKKEQEKPANVEIDFDGIAGRILGFPVEEGDYGQLVAVKGRVFFTKFDVRGIKPVGRSWDEEDGAGTLLAYDFEQQRCAVFAPDVNEIAIAGDHHTLVYRSHDRLRVLDALGDLPDEGDEPPKPAGDAGRKSGWLDLDRISVEIDARDEWAQMYREAWRLQTEHFWVEDMSDIDWDRVFDRYAAVLPRVRTRAELSDLIWEMQGELGTSHAYEYGGDHRIPPQYRRGFLGADLAYDASSDGWKIERIYRGDSWNRESDSPLAEPGLEIREGDILLAIAGKRLSRTITPQQLLVHTAGREVSLTMQARKGGERRVTVKTLESEQGLRYRAWVDANRAYVHERSGGKIGYVHIPDMGPWGFSEFHRGYLSEYDRRGLIVDVRYNRGGHVSPLLLEKLARKRVGYDVGRYSSKPVPYPPESVGGPIVAITNANAGSDGDIFSHCFKLMGLGPLVGKRTWGGVIGINPYHRLVDGTITTQPEFSFWFKDVGWNVENYGTDPDYDIDFAPQDYRNGKDPQLDFALGLILPAAEQHKEAYPDLSTRPSLPLPSLA; encoded by the coding sequence ATGAGCCACGGTTATTATCGTTACCCGACCATCGCGGGCGACCGCCTCGTTTTTGTCTGTGAAGAAGATCTTTGGAGCGTATCGGCGCAGGGCGGAACCGCCGTGCGGCTGACCGCCAGCACCGGCGTGTCGTCGCATCCGCGACTCTCGCCCGATGGCAGCCGGATCGCCTTCATCTCGACCGACGAGGGCCATCCGGAGGTCTACGTGATGCCGTCGGCGGGGGGGCGGCCCAAGCGCTTGACCTTCCTTGGCGGCACGGTCGCGGCGGTGAGCGGGTGGAGTCCCGACGGGAAAGAGATTCTCTTCGTGAGCAATCCCTCGGCCTGGTACGAACGCGAGACTCGCGGGTTCGCGATCGCGCCGGAGGGCGGCGTGCCGCGCGAACTCCCCTTCGGGCCGATGAAAACGCTGAGTCTGGGTGCGGACGAGCGGGTGGCGATCGGCCGCAACGGCGACGACAATGCGCGCTGGAAACGCTACCGCGGCGGGACCAGCGGAGAAGTGTGGGTCGATCTGCGCGGCCGCGGCGACTTCGAACGGCTGCACCTGCCCGACGGCAATCCCGTGCAGCCGATGTGGATCGGCGAGCGCATCTACTTTGCGGCCGACCACGACGGTATCGGCAACCTGTACTCCTGCGCGCCGGACGGCGGCGACGTCGTGCGTCACACGCACGAAACCGAGTATTACGTACGCTTCCCCTCGACCGACGGAACGCGCATCGTCTACGCGGCCGGCGGAGCGCTGCGCGTCTACGATATCGCCGGCGACCGGACGGACGAAATCGAGGTCGCCACGCCGTCCGCGCAGCCGCAAACGGTCCGCCGTTTCTCCGATGGCACCGACGAACTCGACGAATTCGTACCCTCGCGCGACGGAACGGGCATCGGCATCATCGCGCGCGGGCAACCGTTCACGATGCCGTTGTGGGAAGAGGCTCCGGTCCACCACGGAATCGGCAGCGCCGCGCGGTATCGCGCGTTCGCCTGGCTGCACGATGGCAAGCGCTTCGCCTGCGTGACCGACATCAACGGTCTCGAGCAAGTCGCGATCCACGCGCAAGACGCGAGCTGCAAACCGACGGTCATTACGAAAGGCGATATCGGTCGCGTGACCGAGCTCGTCGCCTCGCCGGCCGACGATCTGTTGGCGGTCGCGAATCATCGCCAAGAGCTGCTGTTGGTGGATGCCGGCGACGGCAGCGTGCGGGTCGTGGACAAAAGCGTCGGCAATCGCATCACCGATCTGGCATTCTCGCCCGACGGACGTTACGTTGCCTACGTCTTCTGGCCCGAAAGCGCGAACGAGTCGATCGTGCGCGTGGTGCGCGTGAAGTCGGGCAAGATTCACGACATCACGCCGAAGCTGCGCGTCGATCATGGTCCCGCGTGGGATCCCGACGGCAAATACCTATACTTCATCTCCGCGCGCGATTTCGATCCCGTCTACGACGCGCTGCAATTCGACCTGAGCTTCCCGCAGGCGCAGCGCCCGTTCGTCGTCACGCTTCGCGACGACGTCCCCAATCCGTTCGTCCCCAAGCCCAAACCGGTCCACCGCGATCACGAACACCATCACGATGACGACGATCGCGACGACCAATCGCCGGGCAAAAAAAAGAAAGAGCAAGAGAAACCCGCGAACGTCGAGATCGACTTCGACGGAATCGCGGGGCGCATTCTCGGGTTCCCGGTTGAAGAGGGCGATTACGGACAACTCGTTGCCGTTAAAGGCCGGGTCTTCTTCACGAAGTTCGACGTACGCGGAATCAAGCCGGTCGGCCGCTCGTGGGACGAAGAGGACGGCGCCGGAACGTTGCTCGCTTACGATTTCGAGCAGCAGCGCTGCGCGGTCTTCGCACCGGACGTTAACGAGATCGCGATTGCGGGCGATCACCACACGCTGGTCTATCGTTCGCACGATCGGCTGCGCGTCCTCGACGCACTCGGCGACCTGCCCGATGAAGGCGACGAGCCCCCCAAGCCCGCCGGCGACGCGGGCCGCAAGAGCGGTTGGCTCGATCTCGATCGGATCTCCGTGGAGATCGATGCACGCGACGAGTGGGCGCAGATGTACCGCGAAGCCTGGCGCTTGCAGACCGAACATTTCTGGGTCGAAGACATGTCGGATATCGACTGGGACCGCGTCTTCGACCGCTATGCGGCCGTTCTTCCGCGCGTGCGCACGCGCGCCGAACTCTCCGACCTCATCTGGGAGATGCAGGGCGAACTGGGCACTTCGCACGCCTACGAGTATGGCGGCGACCACCGCATTCCGCCGCAATATCGTCGCGGCTTTCTCGGAGCCGACCTCGCATACGACGCGAGCAGCGACGGGTGGAAGATCGAGCGCATCTACCGCGGCGATTCATGGAATCGCGAGAGCGATTCACCGCTCGCGGAACCGGGGCTCGAAATTCGCGAAGGCGATATTTTGCTCGCAATCGCCGGTAAGCGGCTCTCGCGCACGATTACGCCGCAACAGTTGCTCGTGCACACGGCCGGACGCGAAGTGTCGTTGACGATGCAGGCCCGCAAGGGCGGCGAACGGCGCGTTACGGTTAAAACGCTCGAGAGCGAACAAGGGCTGCGCTACCGGGCGTGGGTGGACGCCAATCGCGCCTACGTGCACGAGCGGTCGGGCGGCAAAATCGGCTACGTGCACATTCCCGATATGGGCCCGTGGGGATTCTCGGAGTTTCACCGCGGGTATCTCTCCGAGTACGATCGCCGCGGACTCATCGTCGACGTGCGGTACAATCGCGGCGGCCACGTTTCGCCGCTGCTGCTCGAGAAACTCGCGCGCAAACGCGTGGGCTACGACGTGGGCCGTTACAGCAGCAAGCCCGTGCCGTATCCGCCCGAATCGGTTGGCGGCCCGATCGTTGCGATTACCAACGCGAACGCGGGCAGCGACGGCGATATCTTCAGCCATTGCTTCAAATTGATGGGTCTAGGGCCGCTCGTCGGCAAGCGCACGTGGGGCGGCGTGATCGGCATCAATCCGTACCATCGTTTGGTCGACGGAACGATCACCACGCAGCCCGAGTTCTCGTTTTGGTTTAAGGACGTGGGCTGGAACGTTGAAAATTACGGCACGGATCCGGATTACGACATCGACTTTGCGCCGCAAGACTACCGCAACGGAAAAGACCCGCAGCTCGACTTCGCGCTCGGGTTGATTCTGCCGGCGGCCGAGCAGCACAAGGAGGCCTACCCGGATCTCTCGACCCGACCCTCGCTTCCGCTGCCCAGCCTCGCCTAA
- the uppS gene encoding polyprenyl diphosphate synthase gives MLHAPLTDPVPSHVAIIMDGNRRWAAARGLPIAEGYRRGIVALRAAVRAAIDSGVGTLTVFGFSTENWRRDSTEVALLMYLCAAFARSEKSALARQGVRVKIVGDVEPFSFAARAGLRDLVRSTQQNHRLVLNLALNYSGRAEILQAVRSIALDVAGGRLDAGTIDESTLRSRMYAPESPDPDLLIRTGGDYRISNFLLYQLAYTELLTVATMWPDFTQAHFADAVRHFCDRQRRYGA, from the coding sequence ATGCTGCACGCTCCACTGACCGATCCGGTGCCGTCGCACGTCGCGATCATCATGGATGGCAACCGCCGCTGGGCGGCGGCTCGCGGTCTGCCGATCGCCGAAGGGTACCGGCGGGGCATCGTGGCGTTGCGTGCCGCCGTGCGCGCGGCGATCGACTCGGGCGTGGGCACGCTGACCGTCTTCGGGTTTTCGACCGAGAATTGGCGGCGCGATTCGACCGAGGTCGCCCTGCTCATGTATCTCTGCGCCGCCTTCGCGCGCAGCGAAAAATCGGCCCTCGCGCGTCAGGGCGTGCGCGTGAAGATCGTTGGCGACGTCGAGCCCTTTTCGTTTGCCGCTCGCGCCGGACTGCGCGACCTGGTGCGCTCGACGCAGCAGAATCACCGCCTCGTGCTGAATCTCGCGCTCAATTACAGCGGCCGGGCGGAGATTCTGCAGGCCGTTCGTTCGATCGCACTCGACGTCGCCGGCGGCCGCCTCGATGCCGGCACGATCGACGAATCCACGCTGCGCTCGCGGATGTACGCGCCCGAATCGCCCGATCCCGATCTGCTCATTCGTACCGGCGGCGATTACCGCATCTCGAACTTCCTGCTCTACCAACTCGCGTACACCGAACTCTTGACCGTCGCGACGATGTGGCCGGACTTCACGCAGGCGCACTTTGCCGACGCGGTCCGGCACTTCTGCGACCGCCAACGCCGCTACGGCGCCTAA
- a CDS encoding glycoside hydrolase family 125 protein: protein MRLHRSRLLAGLALAVVLLRAIAPANAQDVSLPMTGQRIRPIEASSLFHTLFTDFFSERDGTTYVQTGDIPAMWLRDSSAQTLPYVRFGRYYPILSLRIDEVIQRNARNAIADPYANAFQANYHVWERKWEVDSLAWPVLLAWTYWRESRDRHLFTSDLHEALRTIVATYRCEQHHDRCDRYNYPYRVATHDAYNDATGMIWDAFRPSDDAVTYRFNIPQEAIAVVALLEIGRLARSGWHDARLSHDADTLAHEVQVGIERYGRVYNPALGGWIYVYETDGLGHDKLMDDANVPNLTSLPALGWCSNEDPAYLNTRAFALSKRNPYYFKGRYAEGLGSPHTPAGFVWPLGIIARALTATSSAEVDESITTLAETDSKDGLIHESFYPDGYWRFTRAEFGWANAFYAELIFRSIAGFPAIAFPPGGTVLPFEKRSATPRLAGPRLQLHNAQLLIKTLGDLLERAKDRNSL, encoded by the coding sequence TTGCGTTTACACCGATCGCGGCTCTTGGCGGGCCTCGCACTTGCCGTCGTGCTTCTGCGCGCCATTGCGCCCGCAAACGCGCAGGACGTCTCGCTGCCGATGACCGGCCAGCGCATCCGGCCGATCGAAGCGAGTTCGCTCTTTCACACGCTCTTCACCGACTTCTTTAGCGAGCGCGACGGCACGACGTACGTGCAGACGGGCGATATCCCCGCGATGTGGCTGCGCGATTCGAGCGCGCAGACGCTGCCGTACGTGCGCTTCGGCCGGTATTACCCGATTCTCTCGCTGCGCATCGACGAAGTGATCCAGCGCAACGCCCGCAACGCGATCGCCGATCCGTACGCGAACGCGTTTCAAGCCAACTATCACGTGTGGGAACGCAAGTGGGAGGTCGATTCGCTCGCGTGGCCGGTGCTGCTCGCGTGGACCTACTGGCGCGAAAGCCGCGACCGCCATCTTTTTACCTCCGATCTGCACGAGGCGCTGCGCACGATCGTCGCCACGTATCGCTGCGAACAGCATCACGATCGCTGCGACCGCTACAACTACCCGTACCGCGTGGCCACGCACGACGCCTACAACGATGCGACCGGCATGATCTGGGATGCGTTTCGCCCGTCCGACGACGCCGTGACGTATCGCTTCAACATACCTCAAGAGGCGATCGCGGTCGTGGCCTTGCTCGAAATCGGGCGGCTCGCGCGCAGCGGCTGGCATGACGCGCGTCTTTCGCACGATGCGGATACGCTCGCGCACGAGGTTCAGGTCGGCATCGAACGGTACGGCCGCGTCTACAATCCCGCGCTCGGCGGTTGGATCTACGTCTACGAGACCGATGGTTTGGGACACGACAAGCTCATGGACGATGCGAACGTGCCGAACCTGACGTCGCTGCCGGCGTTGGGGTGGTGTTCGAACGAAGACCCGGCCTATCTCAACACGCGCGCGTTCGCACTCTCCAAACGCAATCCGTACTATTTCAAAGGACGCTATGCCGAGGGACTCGGCAGCCCGCATACGCCCGCCGGATTCGTGTGGCCGCTCGGCATCATCGCGCGCGCGCTCACGGCCACGTCGAGCGCCGAAGTCGACGAAAGCATCACGACCCTCGCGGAGACCGACAGCAAAGACGGACTCATTCACGAGAGTTTCTATCCCGACGGCTACTGGCGATTCACGCGCGCCGAATTCGGTTGGGCCAACGCATTTTATGCCGAGCTGATCTTTCGCAGCATCGCCGGCTTCCCCGCGATTGCCTTTCCGCCGGGCGGCACCGTGCTGCCCTTCGAAAAACGCAGCGCGACGCCGCGGCTGGCGGGGCCGCGCCTCCAGCTGCACAACGCCCAACTCTTGATCAAGACGTTAGGCGATCTGCTCGAACGCGCAAAGGACCGCAACTCGCTCTAG